The nucleotide window AATGATTCCAGCTTTCACACCCCTGTTGTAACTTATCAAAATGTTCTTGTTTTACCATTTTTCTTATTCCCTATTAATTCAATTGTTTTTGTAAATTATTTCAAGTGTACTTAATTACATTCCGTTTTTACCATCCGTATAAAGATAGATAAAAAAAGAAAGCTTTTTTAGAGAAAAATTTACTAAATCTAAAATAACAAAGGGAATTTTAGGGCAAAAACAGTCAATCTAATTGTAGGGGAAGCATAGCCCACCGCAGCCCTAATATTACTGGTTGTTATTACCGAAGGACAGTAACGCCTAAATTTTTTTTTTTAACTCTATCCAATTAATTATATCTTCAGAAATAAAATTTTATGATTAAGACTTTAAGAAAAAAGTTGCCTCCACAATTACTACTGATCCCCCCAACCCCCCTTGAAAAGGGGGGCAAAGACAGATATATTGTATAGCAGTGATTTAGCAAATTGATCTAAAGTTATTTTCCTGAAATGCTTATCTAAAAATTGCTTATCAAATGGTTATCAACACAAGAAGAACTCTACTGAAGAAAACAGGACTGTTAGGAATCGGATTGCTAGCTCATCAATTACCCCTAGCTTCTAATCAATGTCTGTTGACTCCTCAGCAAACGGAAGGGCCTTTTTATCCGTTACAGTTTCCTCAAGACCAAAATAATGATTTAACCTTAATTGAGGGTCATTCCCAACCGGCAAAAGGAGAAATGATTATGATTAAAGGTCGTGTTTTAATCGATGGATGTCAACCAATAAAAGGAGCAAAAGTTGAAATTTGGCAAGCTTGCACCTCTGGACGTTATAATCATGATTATGATGGTAATCCGGCTCCCCTTGATCCTAATTTTCAATATTGGGGTTATGGGACAACCGATGATGACGGCCAATATTCTTTTATTACTGTTAAACCGGGTAGTTATCCTGTCACCCGTGATTGGCAAAGACCTCCTCATATCCATTTTAAAGTGACTGCCCCTACCCTATCACCTCTAATTACTCAACTTTATTTCTCAGAAGAAACCGAATTAAACCAAAAAGATCGCATTTTAGGGCGTGTTCCTCCCCAAAAAAAAGAGTTAGTCATCACTCAGTTAATTTTTGATAATTCATTGAAAAAAAGAGTCGGTCAGTTTAATATTATTTTAGGGCAATCTTTGGCTAATAATGTAACTCCAGAAATTGTGTAATAATGCTTTATAAGCTCTCTGATTTTATTGATAATAATTATAAGAGTGATGATTCTGTTGTGAGTTATTGGTATCAGGGTCTTTGTCCGGTTACAGGGTCATTATTGAAATTACCCCGAACACAACTGAGTGAAGCGGTTGCTTATGGGTTAATGAAACAATTGGAGGCTGATGAGTTATATTCTTATGAAGGCAAAATGTATGGAGTTCTATTAGTAGAAACCTCTTCCAGTCAAATTCAGGTACTTAAAGCTTTTTCCGGTCTTCTTCTGGGAAAAAGTTGTATTGAGGGTTGGGTTGGCTCAATTGAAGGACGAAACGCTTTAATGTTAGAAGAGACTTATACATTAAATTTATTAGAGGAAATTAAACAAAATATTCTCTCTCTCCAAACTCTTACCGACCGTTATATCTATCAAAACTTATCTGAAGAATTCGCCCAAAAATTAGACCAATTAACCACAACTCATCAACACAATAAACAACAGCGTCATCAAAAACGTGAGCGACTTAAATTAACTTTCAAGGGAGAAATACTCACCCAAGCGTTAGAAGAATTAAATCAACAAAGTCGCCTAGAAAAAATTGAACGACGGCAATTAAAACATCAACGAGATGAAACCTTAAACCCACTGCTTGAAAAAATATCGAGCGCCGATGAAAAAATTCGTCACCTTAAACAACGACGTAAAATTTTATCCCGTCAATTACAACACTTAATGAGTGCGAATTACTCTATTACTAATTTTCGGGGAGAGTCTCTATCGTTACAACAATTAGGAGCATTACCCACCGGAACCGGCGAATGTTGCGCTCCCAAACTACTCCATTATGCAGCAACTCATCATTTAACACCGGTAGCAATGGCGGAGTTTTGGTGGGGTTCAACTGAGCCAAAAAATGATAGAATTCAGGGTAAATTTTATCCGGCTTGTGTGGCTCGTTGTCAACCGATAATGGGATTTTTACTGTCTGGTTTACCCGAAAAAAAAACGACTTTTAGGCATACTATAAAAGAACCTTTGCCTATTGTTTATGAAGATGACTATTTAATCATTATTAATAAACCAGAAGGCTTATTATCTGTTCCTGGTCGGAGCAGCGATCGCTATGATAGTGTAATCAGTCGCCTAAATCATTTATTACCGGATGGGCATTTATTGAGGAGTGTCCATCGTTTAGATCTCGATACTTCTGGTCTTCTTTTATTAGCTCGTAATGATCAAATTTATAACCATCTGGCTCAACAATTTAGAGACCGTAAAATAGAAAAAATTTATCAAGCTTTAGTCCAGGGTCGAGTTTCTCAACCCCAAGGCACAATTAAATTACCTTTATGGGGAGATCCCCGTTTTCGTCCTCTGCAAACTGTTGATTTTATCCGAGGAAAAGAGAGTATTACTCAATTTCGAGTTATTGCTTTTGAAGATAATTTTACCCGCGTAGAATTTATGCCTATTACTGGTCGCACTCATCAAATTCGGGTTCATTGTGCTGATCAACTCGGTCTAGGAACTCCTATCATTGGCGATCGCCTTTATGGAAAAGGAGATGACTTGACTCGTTTACATCTTCATGCCCAAAAACTTCGCTTTCTTCATCCCATCACCAAACAATTTTTATCGGTAAACGCACCCCCACCATTTTAAGTATTTTTGCTTACAATAAATGTTGACCTAAATAAAAAAAGACCGTGAGCATGAACTTTATTAAATCTCTATTTCTAGGAGCAACATTAGCAACTATTGGGTTATCTGCCTTACCCAGTAACGCCCAAGTCAAAGACGCTCAAGTTAACGCCCTTGTATCAGCCCTAAAACAAGCTGCCCCCCCAAACCGTGCTAATGATGGAATGTATAGCTCTTGGCAAGTTTTACCGGGAATTATTCCCAGTTGGACAAAGCAATGTTTAGGGAAAGAAATGACTCCCCAACAATTTGAGAGTGATGAAAATGCAGCCCGTCAAGTGGTTAGCTGTATTGTACAGCGAGAACTCAAAACCCAATATAAAACCACGACTAATGAAAACCAAGCGGTTAGAAATGTAGCCTGTTGGTGGATGACCGGCAAACCTCAAGGATGTGATAGTGGGGCAACTGGAACCTATGTCGGTAGAGTGGTCGGTTTTTATCAACAACAAATGAAACCTAAATCTTAATTATTTAGGAGTTACGCAGTTTGAAAACATAAAACATAAACTCTAATTCTGGGGTTAAGGTGGGCAATGGAGGGGCTGTGTCCGTCGTCGCACGGTGAGTCCACTGCGGTCTTGGCGGTTTCCGATACGGAGCAAGTGGCAAACCCGAAGGGCGGACTTTATACGCCCCGTCCCACCCTACAATTGACTCCACGCCTTTAGGGTGAAGAGGAGGTCAAACTTTACTGGTAATTTCATTGACAAATTGCTCCACCATCGTCACAAATTCATCGGTCGATTCATAGGGCGGAACATTCCGTCCGGAAATTTTACGTCCTTGTCCATTAGGCAGATGTTTTAAATATTGATCTAATCGTTCCTCTGGAGTTTCTGTAACACCTTCTCGACTAATACTAGAAGCTTTTTCACCGACAACAACTAAAGTAGGATGAGGAATAGAAGCAATGGCTTCTTCATAATTTTTACGCCAAAAACCCGATAGAAAAGAGAAGACAGCATAACGATTTTTAAGATCGATCGCATCTTTTTCTAACACATCAAGCCATTGATGGTCTACATCTTGTTTTTGGGCGAATAATTGACGAATAGAAAAAGATTCTATAAATTGGCGACGACGGGCATAAAGATAAAATAAACGACCAATCGGAGTATTAAAAAAAAGATTCCACAATAATTTTTGTTGTCCGGGTTTTTCGGGTCGGGTCATAATAGGCCAAGCAGGAGGCCCCGATAAAACTAATCCTTTAATCCAATTCGGTTGGGGTGGGTTTTGAACTAAGTTAATGGCAACCGGAAATAATGCCCCCT belongs to Gloeothece citriformis PCC 7424 and includes:
- a CDS encoding protocatechuate 3,4-dioxygenase translates to MVINTRRTLLKKTGLLGIGLLAHQLPLASNQCLLTPQQTEGPFYPLQFPQDQNNDLTLIEGHSQPAKGEMIMIKGRVLIDGCQPIKGAKVEIWQACTSGRYNHDYDGNPAPLDPNFQYWGYGTTDDDGQYSFITVKPGSYPVTRDWQRPPHIHFKVTAPTLSPLITQLYFSEETELNQKDRILGRVPPQKKELVITQLIFDNSLKKRVGQFNIILGQSLANNVTPEIV
- a CDS encoding RluA family pseudouridine synthase gives rise to the protein MLYKLSDFIDNNYKSDDSVVSYWYQGLCPVTGSLLKLPRTQLSEAVAYGLMKQLEADELYSYEGKMYGVLLVETSSSQIQVLKAFSGLLLGKSCIEGWVGSIEGRNALMLEETYTLNLLEEIKQNILSLQTLTDRYIYQNLSEEFAQKLDQLTTTHQHNKQQRHQKRERLKLTFKGEILTQALEELNQQSRLEKIERRQLKHQRDETLNPLLEKISSADEKIRHLKQRRKILSRQLQHLMSANYSITNFRGESLSLQQLGALPTGTGECCAPKLLHYAATHHLTPVAMAEFWWGSTEPKNDRIQGKFYPACVARCQPIMGFLLSGLPEKKTTFRHTIKEPLPIVYEDDYLIIINKPEGLLSVPGRSSDRYDSVISRLNHLLPDGHLLRSVHRLDLDTSGLLLLARNDQIYNHLAQQFRDRKIEKIYQALVQGRVSQPQGTIKLPLWGDPRFRPLQTVDFIRGKESITQFRVIAFEDNFTRVEFMPITGRTHQIRVHCADQLGLGTPIIGDRLYGKGDDLTRLHLHAQKLRFLHPITKQFLSVNAPPPF
- a CDS encoding alpha/beta fold hydrolase, which codes for MKSIPQTYTWNNYRCTYTLHQPDTQTDENLALLLIHPIGVGLSGKFWQRFAKSWFNRGQSYPLYNPDLLGCGDSDKPKVAYYPQDWANQLKYFLETEVKKPVIIVVQGALFPVAINLVQNPPQPNWIKGLVLSGPPAWPIMTRPEKPGQQKLLWNLFFNTPIGRLFYLYARRRQFIESFSIRQLFAQKQDVDHQWLDVLEKDAIDLKNRYAVFSFLSGFWRKNYEEAIASIPHPTLVVVGEKASSISREGVTETPEERLDQYLKHLPNGQGRKISGRNVPPYESTDEFVTMVEQFVNEITSKV